From the genome of Polypterus senegalus isolate Bchr_013 chromosome 8, ASM1683550v1, whole genome shotgun sequence:
CTTCAAGTTATATAAAATGACTATGATATAAAGTACAAATTTTAATATTCACATAagtggtttaaataaacaaacctgTAGCAGTTTCATGAAGCAAAACTGAAGAAGTGACTTGTCTAGAAAATCACCTGTGCAttggtcttcttctttcagtttctgGAAAAGATTAATCCAGAATTGGATACACTCCTTTCTTACAAAACCCCAAAAGCTTTCTATTCTTTGGTTATGGTTACTTGAACCATACAGGAAACTTTGATTGTCTGCAAATTGATCAGTACCATTTCTTCTAAGAAACTCTTGCATTTGCTTCACATAAATGTTTTCTGTACCTCGATCTGCTCTTTTTGGACATCCAAGTTGTGTTTTTACAGCTTCAACAAAATATCCAGCAATGACACTTGGATTACTGTTGGTGGAGTTTACCTCAAGCCAGATAACATAACGAGAGAAGCCATCCACACACCCATTCATGCATAGGCCATAAGGCATAAGTTTATCATGAGTCAAGGTGCCACATAAAATTAGGCCCTAGACATTAGTACCTTTGCCGCCTGAGTCGTCTGATTGTTCGATACTTTACACCAACTGGGTCAAATATTTCTAACAGTAGTCTGTTTCACGTTTAACTACAAACCCTtgctgaatacattttaaatgcattagCCTGTACCCAAGAAGCTGTCCAGAAGACTCAATTTCCTCTAGGATGTAACATGCTACGTCAATGTAATCTGAATAATGCTTCCTTCTGTACAAATCATTAGTCTGCAAATATTTTTGGAGTGTTCGGAGACTTAAAATTATGCCATGATGACCTCCAAGGACTGccaaaatttccttttgttgcaggCCTAAATGGAAATATAGTTGAACTAAGCTTCCAAGGtgtgccattttcttttactgtcaAACAGCAAATcctataatgaaataaacaaaaactatgtcaaaaaatgtatgcataataACATATACAGAATTATGTAATACTTCACAGAAATCAGCTATCAAAATGTGTGGTATAAATCCAAATACATGTAATATGGTAATTTTGGATTGTTCTAAacgaatttaagaaaaaaatacattttcccaaTTTTAAATTAGAGTTGGATAATTTTGATAAGACTTTTGATTTTGTACAACATAATGAACCtgcagaaatgtttaaaataaaatgcagtagaTGCAATCATTTTCATAACACACCAGTTTTTCTTGAACCACACATCTTGTAAACACAGTTATCCAGAGCAAAGTCATGGGAAAGCTGGATTCTATACCAGTAAGCagtaggtgcaaggcaggaacaatccccagaGAAGGTGTAAGCCCagaccaataataataatttttttaaaactccaCCACAAATGGACactattttctttaaagtattGTTTTCAGTAAGTTGGAATTAAGGAAGATTGAAAGAATAATTGTTGGCACTTAAAATTTGCCAATAATCAATACtgtaaaggaaaagaaattaTCATCAATGACTACTGACTAAACGCTGCATATCCACTAATTATACAGGTATCTTCTGATAATGATGGAGAAACTATCTAAAACTTTAGATACTAGTAACAATGATCCATGTGAATCATGCTCCTGTTGAAATTCCTATCACTATTATGAAGCTACTtaactatataactatatatatatataactatatatatatatatatatatatatatatatatatatatatatatatatatatatatatatatatatatatatatatatatatatataactatatatatatactgctcaaaagaattaaaggaacacttttaatcagagtatagcataaagtcaatgaaacttatgggatattaatctggtcagataagtagcagagggggttgttaatcagtttcagctgctgtggtgttaatgaaattaacaacagatgcactagaggggcaacaatgagatgaccccaaaacaggaatggtttaacaggtggaggccactgacatttttccctcctcatcttttctgactgtttttcactagtttcacatttggctacagtcagtgtcactactggtagcatgaggcgatacctggaccctacagaggttgcacaggtagtccaacttctccaggatggcacagcaatacgtgtcattgccagaaggtttgctgtgtctccctgcacagtctcaagggcatggaggagattctaggagacaagcagttactctaggagagctggagagggccatagaaggtccataacccatcagcaggaccagtatctgctcctttgggcaaggaggaacaagatgagcactgccagagccctacaaaatgacctccagcaggccactggtgtgaatgtctctgaccaaacaaccagaaagacttcatgagggtgacccaagggccccatgtcctctaatgggccctgagctcactgcccagcaacatgcagctcgattggcattcgccatagaataccagaattggcagatgcaccactggtgccctgtgctttttacagatgagagcaggttcaccctgagcacgtgacagaagtgaaagggtctggagaagccatggagaacattatgctgcctgtaacatcattcagcatgagcagtttggtggtgggttaatgattgtctggggaggcatattcatggagggtcacacagactgctacaggcttgacaaaggcaccttggctgccattaggtatcaggatgaaatccttggacccattgtcagaccctatgctggtacagtggctcctggtgcacgacaattcctggcctcatgtggtgaaagtatgcaggcagttcctggaggatgaaggaattgataccattgactggccaccacactttcctgacctaaaaccaatagaacacctctgggacattatgttttggtccatccaatgccaccaggttgcacctcagactgtccaggagctcagtgatgccctggtccagatctgggaggagatccccacaacaccatctgtcatctcattagaagcatgcaccgatgttgtcaggcatgtatacaagaacacaggggccatacaaagtgctacgtacaattttgagttgctgcaattaaattttggcaaaatggactagcctgccacataatttttcactctgatttttggggcgtctttgaattcagggctctgtaggttgatcattttcatttccatcaaacgatgtggcatcctttcgttcctaacacattacccagtctatatcagtatagatatccaggaggatttctttttcccattgagatctgatgtgttttcaaagagttcctttaatttttttgagcagtttatatatatatatatatatatatatatatatatatatagatctatctgtatatctatatacacacacacattacatatATATGTCAATTTActtatacagcacatttaaaacaacataggaatgctgtggccaaggTGCTTTTATATATAACTTTTTGGAATTAAGATATCGGCTTAGGATCATGCAATATCTCAAGAAGCACAGTATTTATAAAAACGCAAGTGTTTAGATCAGTGTAACGGAGTTAAACAAGTAACACTTCCCGCAAAAAGTGAACGTGTAAATCTCTTAAGCTTTGTGTTCTAAAGCATTTACTAATTTTTTGAGTCTGCCAGCTGAGACGCAAGGGCGTACAGGTAAAATATAAAGGCCAACCTAGACTGAATGACATCCCAAACCCTAACTGCCTGAATTGGGCACACATAGCAACCTAACAAGTACGCCTCTTGGGTGCAGGACGTAATCGTTGTAAATGAACACACGTCTTTAGGATGGCACAAAGATCAACGATGTTCACGGCGCTAATGCCTCATTCTGAGATAATACGATTAAAAGCCGCCTCCAGCACAGCTGTGCACGGTGTACAGACGCCGCGTAAAATCGACTGCATGCTGCCTGTACGTTGCTTTCTGTAAACTGTACGAATCTGGTGGACAAAAGCCTATCTAATGAAGCGCCCTACCCTCCCGGACTTGGCTTTTCTCCAGCGAGCCCCGTCCCCTTCCATTCCACGGACATGAGCTTTGTCTTTaaaggacatactgtatgtgcatgaaGGCGTATTTGTAGGTGAGTGGTCTCTTTTGTGCcgcagtttgttcctgccttgagccagATGCGGCCAGGTTAAGTAGAGGTTTGAAATTAGACTATGCCGCTTTGTTACACGACGGGAAAGCAAAGATACGCAAAATAACTGAAACTGTATCACGAACGTGCAGACTGATAACTGTAAACAAAATGCACGTACCTAAATCATCCCACACTCCTAATACCTGTCTGCTTTTTATATCAGCGCGCTACAAgcgatggaagtgacgtcaaagtgATGCGCCGTAGCCTTGGTAAGGTCGTAATTAGGCAGCCCCGAAGCgcaaatttgtaatatttttatgtaactttatcttgtacgtacgtgaaaacatctcatgCGTACATGAAAGTATCTTGTatgtacgtgaaaacatctcgcaCTTCGGTGAAAGTATCTTGTACGaacgtgaaagtatctcgtacgtacgagatattttcacgtacgtacgagataaaggttgccccaatttttttttcactgtgcggttcagagcttccgtaacTTTCTGCATGcctatgtatttttttatgtgcCACATGTCTTGTAAGTGGTCCCCAAAGAGGCAGGGCCACTTGCACATATTTGTCAAGGAACGCTGAGGAAAAAAACAAGGTCCCCTGCAGTTCTTTAAATGTTCTGAAGCTTGGTGAGTGTCTTGTTCTgtgctttttgtgaattttctggaTTTCGATCTTTTGCTCCATTCTTTCATTCTTTTGCTCCGAGATTGCCTATTTCAAGTAACTCCTTTTGCATTTTGTGCTATTCTGAGCTTAACTGTTAACTACTGATGAGCAAACTCCGCGGTGTTTGGTTTGCCTCGAGTTCGGAGAGATCATGTAACTGTTCACGAATATTGCCAAACTCAGCGAAATGCAATGTAGTCAATGGGGATGGACTAAAAGAACTAAACTTGACTGGATTATATTGgggcaatcatctttaaagtgcacctgagggctagggaaatgtctgccaactatactggaccaatTATCGTGGCAATATCGGTGACCCttagctgtgtggcagcagtgctaaccacagcaACATTGtgcctctgtgagatcaaagaagaaagagcagtcagaaatatgcaaatatatatttgatcaaaacaaagca
Proteins encoded in this window:
- the LOC120534210 gene encoding uncharacterized protein LOC120534210 isoform X1; the protein is MPYGLCMNGCVDGFSRYVIWLEVNSTNSNPSVIAGYFVEAVKTQLGCPKRADRGTENIYVKQMQEFLRRNGTDQFADNQSFLYGSSNHNQRIESFWGFVRKECIQFWINLFQKLKEEDQCTGDFLDKSLLQFCFMKLLQEELNCVSHLWNMHRIRPQRNSNSPHGKPFIMYTVPHLYGAEDNFCPCSVQDIEVCEEECQTRQYPCDQTVFELCCLLMTELQLDPPDKAEEATYLYISLREQIRSSL